One genomic window of Fusarium verticillioides 7600 chromosome 2, whole genome shotgun sequence includes the following:
- a CDS encoding L-ornithine N5-oxygenase (At least one base has a quality score < 10), protein MSPHSEVSFNGSEAPVSNGTTNGTTNGHSGTNGTNGTNGITNGHNGHVNGTSTSNGNGAAPAARHGPRVHKERSPYLESAPADSEFDLICAGFGPASLAVAVAIHDAIAEGKKLRPDGAAPKVLFLEKQTKFAWHAGMLLPGAKMQISFIKDLATLRNPRSEFTFLNYLHRQGRLVDFTNLSTFLPARTEYEDYLRWCSSWFDHVVSYNNEVLSISPESKEAGAVKTFTVQARNGKSGQVQSFRSRHVLVAAGGQPSLPKSLPAKHPRVLHSSQFANYAPQILAKQNAPYRVAVIGAGQSAAEIFNNVQSLYPNSKTYLIMRQEFLRPSDDSPFVNSIFNPEYIDNLWPRSVKARETLLTEARATNYGVVRLELIEHLFEKMYDQKREISDDETQWPHRILAGREIASVDTKGDALEIKVQRVNDGPLDGFVDQETFEVDLIVAATGYKRSAHVDMLKDAWTMLPKTVSGRNESPKGVNGWNVETQDGERKLAVGRDYRVKFSPGTVADDSGVWLQGCCEGTHGLSDTLLSVLGTRSGEIVQSIFKQ, encoded by the exons ATGTCACCCCACAGCGAGGTTTCATTCAACGGCTCCGAGGCCCCGGTCTCCAACGGTACCACCAACGGTACTACCAACGGTCACAGCGGCACAAATGGCACAAATGGCACCAACGGTATTACTAACGGCCACAACGGTCATGTCAAcggcaccagcaccagcaacggAAACGGAGCTGCCCCTGCTGCCCGCCATGGACCCCGAGTTCACAAGGAGAGATCTCCTTATCTCGAGTCCGCTCCCGCGGATTCTGAGTTTGACCTCATCTGCGCTGGCTTCGGCCCCGCATCTTTGGCCGTAGCCGTCGCTATTCACGATGCCATCGCcgagggcaagaagcttcGCCCTGATGGCGCAGCTCCCAAGGTTCTCTTCCTGGAAAAGCAGACCAAGTTCGCTTGGCACGCCGGTATGCTGCTCCCTGGAGCCAAGATGCAAATCTCCTTTATCAAGGATCTAGCCACTCTTCGCAACCCCCGATCTGAGTTTACTTTCCTTAACTACCTCCACCGTCAGGGTCGTCTTGTTGACTTTACCAACTTGAGCACTTTCCTCCCTGCCCGCACCGAATACGAGGACTACCTTCGCTGgtgctcttcttggtttgACCATGTTGTTAGCTACAACAACGAGGTTCTCTCTATCTCCCCCGAGAGCAAGGAGGCCGGTGCCGTCAAGACTTTCACCGTTCAGGCTCGCAATGGCAAGTCTGGCCAGGTCCAGTCTTTCCGCAGCCGTCacgttcttgttgctgctggtggccAGCCTTCGCTCCCCAAGAGCCTCCCTGCTAAGCACCCTCGTGTCCTGCACTCTTCCCAATTCGCCAACTACGCCCCTCAGATCCTAGCCAAGCAGAACGCTCCTTACCGTGTTGCTGTCATCGGTGCTGGCCAGAGTGCcgccgagatcttcaacaacgtCCAGAGCCTGTACCCCAACTCCAAAACATACCTCATCATGCGCCAGGAATTCCTGCGCCCCAGTGATGACTCTCCATT cgtcaactccatcttcaaccccgaGTACATTGACAACCTGTGGCCACGATCTGTCAAGGCTCGTGAGACTCTTTTGACTGAGGCTCGCGCCACCAACTACGGTGTTGTTCGTCTGGAGCTCATTGAGCACCTCTTCGAGAAGATGTATGACCAGAAGCGTGAGATCAGCGACGACGAGACACAGTGGCCCCACAGAATTCTCGCTGGCCGTGAGATTGCCAGCGTCGACACCAAGGGCGACgctctcgagatcaaggtcCAACGCGTTAACGATGGCCCtctcgatggcttcgtcgACCAGGAGACTTTTGAAGTTGATCTGATTGTTGCCGCCACCGGTTACAAGCGAAGCGCTCACGTCGACATGCTCAAGGACGCATGGACAATGCTCCCCAAGACCGTATCGGGACGCAACGAGTCCCCCAAGGGCGTCAACGGCTGGAACGTCGAGACACAAGATGGCGAGCGCAAGCTGGCCGTCGGAAGGGATTACCGAGTCAAGTTCTCCCCTGGCACTGTTGCCGACGACTCTGGCGTCTGGCTGCAGGGCTGCTGCGAGGGTACTCACGGG CTGAGCGACACCCTCCTCTCCGTTCTGGGCACTCGCTCAGGCGAGATTGTTCAATCTATCTTCAAGCAATAA